A single window of Salvia splendens isolate huo1 chromosome 8, SspV2, whole genome shotgun sequence DNA harbors:
- the LOC121745649 gene encoding uncharacterized protein LOC121745649 has protein sequence MDYSLRGTFRIRGHFPAIRNEDMAVLGTQVKREEIKVALFEMAPNKVPGVDGLHAAFFKSQWEVVGDSVCSMIQRIFNGAPIEPELNRTSIVLIPKVPNPKFITEFRHISLCPVLYRLVTRVVVNRLKGVLKYVIAPNQVSFVLGRCITDNIIIAQECIHTMQNCKRKYGWMAIKVDLEKAYDRLRWDFVEDTLSDLGVPSQLARVIMERQSNRGVQTEPWN, from the coding sequence ATGGATTATTCGTTAAGAGGAACCTTCCGGATTCGTGGTCATTTTCCAGCAATAAGAAATGAAGATATGGCAGTATTGGGTACACAAGTGAAGAGGGAAGAAATCAAGGTTGCACTTTTTGAAATGGCCCCCAACAAGGTACCTGGAGTAGATGGTCTGCACGCAGCCTTTTTTAAATCCCAATGGGAGGTGGTGGGTGATTCTGTATGCTCAATGATTCAGAGAATATTCAATGGTGCGCCAATTGAACCAGAGCTTAATCGCACATCCATTGTTTTGATCCCTAAggttccaaatccaaaatttataACAGAGTTTCGGCACATTAGCCTATGCCCTGTCTTATATCGGTTGGTGACTCGGGTGGTGGTAAATAGATTGAAAGGTGTGCTCAAATATGTCATTGCACCTAATCAAGTCAGTTTTGTTCTTGGGCGGTGCATCAcagataatattattattgcacAAGAGTGTATTCATACGATGCAGAATTGCAAAAGAAAATATGGTTGGATGGCAATTAAGGTGGATTTGGAGAAAGCATATGATAGGCTAAGATGGGATTTTGTGGAGGATACATTAAGTGATTTGGGGGTCCCGAGTCAGCTAGCACGAGTTATTATGGAACGGCAAAGCAACAGAGGAGTTCAAACCGAGCCGTGGAATTAG
- the LOC121743508 gene encoding uncharacterized protein LOC121743508 produces the protein MPLVPLGVESIPPNLSVSARKLAAFLWEVDGIHSPTLKMENSEGEKTANKRIFESSKLTTVYEGILPPAKLCSCRTRQSSGCQKPLRASSNPRNSTSMEHVDGKQNHVHVLKNDLKDVYKGLAASMQLLDVLCRVGGLEQPESISSTLVSALGSELDRSCHRVSNLIHGQTKTESNVIDDVLKHAKNGIHHAVPYPVGELEAEKKLRRRIEKLNQKTEAELVETRASLARTAKELESEKKARRKVEQVCEELARGLWDLKRQFSKVREEVEKEREMFHLADLLREERVQMKLSDAMCLYEEKNALVDELRNEVEAYLEDTKCAKEGNGSPRQDKRDELEKMLKETFQGLQKSQAKEKGAAVNQDEEDSDDSDLHSFELSMGEISKSLIWGDAVKNGSKRNFVDTTSKGRISKKQPFTQNHKLQVSLLSECSTK, from the exons ATGCCCCTGGTACCCCTCGGAGTCGAATCCATACCACCAAACTTGTCGGTGTCGGCGCGAAAACTCGCTGCTTTTCTTTGGGAGGTTGATGGAATACATTCGCCTAcactgaaaatggaaaattcGGAGGGTGAAAAAACTGCAAACAAGAGGATTTTTGAGTCATCTAAATTGACCACTGTTTATGAG GGGATACTGCCTCCTGCTAAACTTTGCAGCTGTAGAACAAGACAATCATCTGGTTGCCAAAAGCCACTGCGAGCTAGTAGTAATCCTAGAAATTCTACTTCCATGGAACAC GTTGATGGAAAGCAAAATCATGTTCATGTGCTGAAGAATGATCTCAAGGATGTATACAAGGGTCTGGCTGCTTCTATGCAGCTGCTTGATGTATTGTGTCGCGTTGGGGGTCTTGAGCAGCCCGAGAGTATAAGCTCTACGCTCGTCTCAGCTCTGGGGTCTGAACTTGACCGCTCATGTCATCGAGTGAGTAATCTAATCCATGGGCAGACTAAGACGGAGAGTAATGTTATTGATGACGTGTTGAAGCATGCCAAAAATGGCATTCACCATGCTGTTCCATACCCAGTTGGAGAACTCGAGGCAGAGAAGAAACTAAGGCGTAGAATTGAGAAACTGAACCAGAAAACTGAGGCGGAATTAGTAGAGACAAGGGCATCTCTTGCAAGGACGGCCAAGGAGCTAGAGAGCGAGAAGAAGGCACGAAGAAAGGTGGAGCAAGTGTGTGAGGAGCTGGCACGAGGCTTATGGGACCTCAAGAGGCAATTTTCCAAAGTCAGGGAAGAAGTGGAGAAAGAGAGGGAGATGTTCCATTTGGCCGATTTGCTACGCGAAGAGAGAGTGCAGATGAAGCTCTCTGATGCTATGTGTCTGTATGAAGAGAAGAATGCACTTGTTGACGAGTTGAGGAATGAGGTTGAGGCCTATTTAGAAGACACAAAGTGTGCGAAAGAAGGGAATGGCTCTCCTAGACAGGACAAGAGAGACGAGCTCGAGAAAATGTTAAAGGAAACGTTTCAGGGCTTACAAAAAAGTCAAGCTAAAGAAAAAGGTGCAGCTGTGAATCAAGATGAAGAGGACTCAGATGATAGTGATCTCCACTCCTTCGAACTAAGTATGGGGGAAATCAGCAAGAGCTTGATATGGGGTGATGCTGTAAAAAACGGATCAAAAAGGAACTTCGTTGATACAACAAGTAAAGGGAGAATATCCAAGAAACAACCATTCACTCAAAACCATAAACTGCAGGTGTCATTGTTATCTGAATGCAGCACAAAATGA